ACTTTTGGCGTCGCCTTTGATAACAGATTGCTGTGGTAGATCAATTGGTAGTGTCATAGCATCTGCTATCACAAAATCTGGTTTCTTAGCTAATGATTCAATACATGCTTTCATCGATTGTTTTGTTGCTTCATAAATATTGATCTCATCTATTACACTTGCAGGTTGAAAATGAATAGAAGTTGCAATTGCACATTGTTCAATCTTTTCGATAAAACTTTCTCTAACCTCTTTCGATAATTGTTTAGAATCATTTAAACCGATTAATGTAGGACAATCCTCCGGTAAAATAACAGCTGCTGTAACAACTGGTCCGGCTAATGGTCCCCTTCCTGCCTCATCTGTACCTGCGATAAGCGCATGTGGATACGCTCTAAATGATTCATCAAATGCTAGTTTTTTCTTATGTTCTGATACTAGTTGGTCATATTTTTCTTTTCGATGATGCCATTGTTTTAATGCATTTTTAATCCCTTGTCGATTATCTTTTTCAAGCTCTTCCATCCAAGGTTTCCATTCGGTTTCTTTTAATAAAGCTTCTTTCACTTCTTTGATCGTGCTCACTTTAATTCTCCTTTTTCAATATTCTTTTTATCGGCATTATTTTTTTAAACTCCAGAAAAAAACCT
This window of the Rummeliibacillus pycnus genome carries:
- a CDS encoding ribonuclease HII, which codes for MSTIKEVKEALLKETEWKPWMEELEKDNRQGIKNALKQWHHRKEKYDQLVSEHKKKLAFDESFRAYPHALIAGTDEAGRGPLAGPVVTAAVILPEDCPTLIGLNDSKQLSKEVRESFIEKIEQCAIATSIHFQPASVIDEINIYEATKQSMKACIESLAKKPDFVIADAMTLPIDLPQQSVIKGDAKSLAIAAASILAKTARDHYMEEIAKKYPEYGFEKHAGYGTKQHIEALNQYGPTEIHRKSFEPIKSMILQKG